AGCGCGCGCCGTCGCACGAACTGGTCCCATAGACGGGGTCGCCAAAAATCGAAAAGCCCATAGCCGCGCAATGGACGCGCAATTGATGCGTGCGGCCGGTCAAAGGAGTCAGCGCCAGAAAGCTGAAACCTTCATTCCGACCCAGCACTTTCCAGCGCGTCTGCGCCGGCTGGCCCAACGGATCGACCTTCATCCACCAGCCGCGCGTCGCATCGAGGCGTGCCAATGGCAGATCGATCAACCCCTCTTCCGCCTCGGGGCTACCCACGACCACGGCCCAATAGGTCTTGCCGATCTTGCCTTGCTTGAAGAGCAGGCCGAGCTGCGTCAGCGCCTTGTGATGGCGGCCGAGAACAAGGCAGCCGGATGTCTCGCGATCCAGCCGATGCGCAAGCGCCGGACTGCGCGGCAGACCGAAACGCAAAGCCTCGAAATGCGCTTCGAGATTGTCGCCGCCCTTCGGGCCTTTGTGAACGGCGATTCCCGACGGCTTGTCGATAACCAGAATCAGGCCGTCGCGATAAAGCAGCCGAGATTGCATCTCTTCAGGCGTCATTGCACGATCTTCGCATCCCGTTCCTTGGAGGTTCTAACCCAGCCGGGCATCCGGCGCGATATGCGCGCGGCGATCTCCTTAGAGCAACGGCCCCACAAGGCCAAGCCAGGGCAGCAGCGGCGGCGGAAGCCGTTGCGCGCGGCAACCCCGCCCAAAATAGCCAAGAAGAATGCGGCCGTATTTGCGGCACTCGGGTAGCCAATCTCATGAGTCAAGCAAAAAGCGAAGGAACGGATCGTTTTCTTCGGCGTTAATCAAGTGTCGGCGCGCCTATAGGATCGCGACACGCGAAGGCACGACTGACACTATGGCATGAACGACGTAGTTCAATCGCCTCTGTTCTGGATCTTTGGCTCTCGCCTGAGACGAATGGCAACATGGCTATGTTAATAATGTCTGGCGGAGCCTGGCTTCCCAGCGCGGTGACTTGCGCGGCTTTGTTGTCGGCAGTTTCGGCATGGCCGAATTGAGAAGGCAAGAAGAGACAAATGCAGCGCGAAATCCGATCCCAGGCGCAATTGCGCGACATATGTTTGCAAACTCTGAAGGGTTGCCAAGGATTTGAAGACGTCGACGAAATCCTGATTCAACCGCGCGATCCACATGCCGGCGGCGCAAATTGGACTTTGGCAGGCTTCCGCCCACGCGTCGCCAATAATGCATTGCGAGCTGCCCGTACCACCATTCAGGAATTGCAGATGGCCTATCAATTGGATGGCGCCGAGGCCGCAATTGGCAAGGGCTGCGACCGCAAGACCTTTTGACCCACCCACAAAGCTTGTGATCTCCCCTCCCAGGCGTGATCCCCCCACGGGGATCACGCATCGCTTAATCACATTTACAATTAGTGACTTGTGAACATTGTTCAGCTTTATATCTTGCCATCTCGTCTTTGATCCAAGTTTTCGGCTGCATGCGTCGCCGCGGGAATAGGATTCGGCGTGGCGATTAGAACGCGGTGAACGGCGCCGCGAGCCGGACGCGTCAAAGAAAGTGATGACATTGACGCAGTCGCTAATTTTGGGAACGGGATCCTACGCCCCGTCGCATATTCTCACCAATCAAGATCTCGAAAAAATCATCGACACTTCCGACGCCTGGATCGTCGAGCGGACGGGGATCAGAGAACGTCACATTGCGGCTGAGGGCGAGACGACATCCGATATGGCTGTCGAGGCGGCCAAAAAGGCCCTGGCCATGGCAGAGACCGATCCGGCCGAACTCGACATGATCATCGTGGCCACGATCTCGCCCGACATGCCGATGCCCTCCTGCGCCGTGTTCGTGCAAGCCAAACTCGGCGCGACACGGGCCTTCGCCTTCGATATTTCCGCTGCCTGCGCCGGCTCGCTCTATGGGCTGAGCATCGCGGACCAATTCATTCGTTCCGGCCAAGCGAAACGTGTCCTCGTCATCGGCGCGGAACTGCTGAGTCGCGTCATCAATTGGAATGACCGCACCACTTGCGTTCTCTTCGGCGACGCGGCCGGCGCGTTTGTCGTTGGGCCGAGTAACGATCCGGCCCGCGGCCTCATGTCAGCGCATCTTCATTCCGATGGCGCGGCGGCCAATATGCTTACGATCCCCGGTGGCGGCAGCAAATATCCGCAATCCGAAGACGTCATCGCCAAGCAAATGCACAAAGTGGCGATGAACGGACGCGAGGTCTATAAATTTGCACTTCGCGTGCTCCCTGATGCCATTCTGGAAGCGCTTGCGGCGCATGGCTTGAAACCTGGGGCCATAGACCATCTCGTCACGCATCAAGCCAATGTGCGTATCATCGAATCCGTGGTCGACCGGCTCGGCGTTCCGCGCGAGAAATGCTGGCTCAACATCGAGCGCTACGGCAATACGTCGAGCGCATCGCTGCCGATTTCACTCGATGAAGCCAACCGAGAAGGGCGATTAAAGCCCGGCGACCTGGTTGCGATGATGGCGATCGGCGGCGGCATGGCCTGGGGCAGCGCGCTCATGCGCTGGTGATCATGCATGCCACGGCGCGCAGCGAAAGATTGAATCAATTGAGAACTATGTGGGCGAACAGAGCATTATAGGCTCTCGTCGGCACCTGCCTCGCATGGTGTCTGCGGCGGTTCTCGATCGCTTCCGACGATCCGGCTTCTCATGGCCCGGCTTTTCCTGCTAAGTTCAGCTTTCGCGGGGTCTCTGCGGACGGCTCGCGGTGCGATGCGCAAGAAAACGAGATGTGTTCGCCAGGAGCATTCATCGCGCCATCCGGCGGTTTGAGGCTCGGATGAGGGATTATGCCATCGAAGGATGAAAAGCTGGCGGTGGACTCGGACGCCACACAAAAACGGCAAGCCTCGCCGGCACCTCGGCTTGACGCCAGGGCACTGATCCTGACCCTGGGCCTGTCGATCATCATCCTGGTCGGCATAGGCGTAGGCTTCGCTATTCACAAATTGCGTCTCCGCGATTTGAACGAGGAGCAGCGCACGCTGGCGGCCATCGACCTTCTCCTCGTTCAAGAAACCGAACATACGCTGCAAAGCGTCGATCTCGTCCTGGTGAATGTCGCGGAGAAGCTGATAGCCGACAATCTCACCACGGCGAAGCAATTCGCCGCGAAAGAATCCGATCGCACCACCTATGAAATGCTGAAATCGCGGATCATCGGCATTCCACAACTCGATGTCATAAGTCTCATCGGCGCCGATGGCAAAGTGGTCAATTCCTCTCGCGGCTATCCGCCTGTCGATTTCAGCGTCACCGATCGCGACTATTACCAAGTGCTCGCCGCCACGCCGAGCGATCAGGCCTTTGTCAGCCAGCCGGTGCAAAACCAGGCAACCGGCAAATGGATGCTTTATCTCGCCCGCCGCATCAACAGCGCGTCTGGAAAATTTCTCGGTCTGGTGATCGGCGGCATCGACCTCGATTATTTCGAAAATCTCTATAAGACGCTGCAGATCGGACGTGGCGGCACGGTCAGCCTGTGGCGTGCAGACGGCACTTTATTGGCCCGTTATCCTCCGAATCCAGGAGTCGGCCATGGCGTCAAGGCCGAGCATCTTGCGCGGGCCGATCAATCCGTCCACCCGATCGCGTTCAAGGTCGACGATTCCTTCGATGGTCCGCGGCGTCTGATTGCGACCATGGCGGCCAAACAATTTCCCATCGTCGTCAATATTTCTAAAGCGACGGGCCAAATCCTGACGGATTGGAACCAAGTCACGGCGCTCATCGCGGCCGGCACTTTTATTTGCATCGCCGCGCTCGGTTTCGTCCTGTGGCTGCTCATGCGCCAGGTCAATACCTATGATGCGCTGACCCAAGCGCATGAAGAACGCAGCAAGGCCATTGCCGAGCGCGAACAGGCCGAGGCGCAGTTGCGGCAAGCGCAGAAGCTGGAAACAATCGGTCAGCTGACCGGCGGCATCGCCCATGATTTCAATAATCTGCTCACCGCGGTTTTGGGAAATCTCGAGCTTTTGAAAAAGCATACGGAAAGCACCGACGAACGTCTGCATCGCTGGGCCAGCAATGCCTATGACGCTGCCAATCGCGGCGCTGTCTTAACGCAAAGGCTCCTTGTCTTTTCGCGCCGTCAGCCGCTTGATCCGCGCGCGACCGATGTCGTTACGCTACTGGCATCAATGTCGGATCTGCTTCGTCGCACGCTCGGCGAGAACATCGAAGTGACGACCGAAATCGAGCCTGGGCTCTGGTCGGCGTATGCCGATCTCAACCAGCTCGACAATGCGATCCTGAACATCGCCATCAATGCGCGCGACGCCATGGAAGGACGTGGCCGCCTCACCATCGCCGCCCACAATTCTCATATCGCCGGGCCGGGCCGCGCCGGAGATCCGGAGATCGAGCCGGGCGAATATGTGATTCTGGCGATCACCGACACCGGTAAAGGAATCGCCGAGGATGTGCTGGAGCGGGTCTTCGAGCCCTTCTTTTCAACCAAGCCGATCGGGCAAGGCACGGGGCTCGGCCTCAGCCAAGTCTATGGTTTCGTCAAACAGACGGGCGGCCA
The window above is part of the Methylovirgula sp. HY1 genome. Proteins encoded here:
- a CDS encoding RluA family pseudouridine synthase; translation: MTPEEMQSRLLYRDGLILVIDKPSGIAVHKGPKGGDNLEAHFEALRFGLPRSPALAHRLDRETSGCLVLGRHHKALTQLGLLFKQGKIGKTYWAVVVGSPEAEEGLIDLPLARLDATRGWWMKVDPLGQPAQTRWKVLGRNEGFSFLALTPLTGRTHQLRVHCAAMGFSIFGDPVYGTSSCDGARLHLHARAIEIPLYKNKDPLRIEAPLPAHMEAKVASLMDLAVK
- a CDS encoding beta-ketoacyl-ACP synthase III, yielding MTLTQSLILGTGSYAPSHILTNQDLEKIIDTSDAWIVERTGIRERHIAAEGETTSDMAVEAAKKALAMAETDPAELDMIIVATISPDMPMPSCAVFVQAKLGATRAFAFDISAACAGSLYGLSIADQFIRSGQAKRVLVIGAELLSRVINWNDRTTCVLFGDAAGAFVVGPSNDPARGLMSAHLHSDGAAANMLTIPGGGSKYPQSEDVIAKQMHKVAMNGREVYKFALRVLPDAILEALAAHGLKPGAIDHLVTHQANVRIIESVVDRLGVPREKCWLNIERYGNTSSASLPISLDEANREGRLKPGDLVAMMAIGGGMAWGSALMRW
- a CDS encoding hybrid sensor histidine kinase/response regulator, with the translated sequence MPSKDEKLAVDSDATQKRQASPAPRLDARALILTLGLSIIILVGIGVGFAIHKLRLRDLNEEQRTLAAIDLLLVQETEHTLQSVDLVLVNVAEKLIADNLTTAKQFAAKESDRTTYEMLKSRIIGIPQLDVISLIGADGKVVNSSRGYPPVDFSVTDRDYYQVLAATPSDQAFVSQPVQNQATGKWMLYLARRINSASGKFLGLVIGGIDLDYFENLYKTLQIGRGGTVSLWRADGTLLARYPPNPGVGHGVKAEHLARADQSVHPIAFKVDDSFDGPRRLIATMAAKQFPIVVNISKATGQILTDWNQVTALIAAGTFICIAALGFVLWLLMRQVNTYDALTQAHEERSKAIAEREQAEAQLRQAQKLETIGQLTGGIAHDFNNLLTAVLGNLELLKKHTESTDERLHRWASNAYDAANRGAVLTQRLLVFSRRQPLDPRATDVVTLLASMSDLLRRTLGENIEVTTEIEPGLWSAYADLNQLDNAILNIAINARDAMEGRGRLTIAAHNSHIAGPGRAGDPEIEPGEYVILAITDTGKGIAEDVLERVFEPFFSTKPIGQGTGLGLSQVYGFVKQTGGHVQIHSQPDKGARVELYLPRAPHEELAESVPSKADDAVRGTGRILVVEDDPDVRAYSAEILRELGFVVREVPNAKLALDLLRTDAGIDLLFSDIGLPGMTGPELMREALKLRPGLKILLTTGYAQDSIIDHVRPERGVLLIAKPFGRADLAKKIGTLFPPSAQQCA